In the genome of Trypanosoma brucei gambiense DAL972 chromosome 11, complete sequence, the window cagagcagtggagatgcgaaaccacctgcagcaacaccatttaagagtgtgtttggtacacagagcagtggagatgcgaaaccacctgcagcaacgccatttaagagtgtgtttggtacacagagcagtggagatgcgaaaccacctgcagcaacaccatttaagagtgATTCCATTAATGGCTTTTTTATTAAGCAAACTCGTGCTGGAATCATGTCTGAAATAGCTCACTCTGCGGTGGGTGACGTGCCGATTGACTCTTTTAAAGCAGACAGTCACAATGGTGGAAAAGATGCATGGGTGTGCACCCGATGTGGTAAGGTGAAGGATCTTCGGGGTGATCATCTTCGAGGCAAGATGGAGGTCCGTTCTGATTGTTGGCCCTGTGGAAAGAAGGCGACATTCAAGTTGCAAAGCAGGCTCTCGGATGACgatagtaataacaacgtCCCTGCAGCTAGCACTGTCGATGATACGCATCAACCAAAAGGCGTCGGGAACGCAACAATAGTTGGAGGATTTCGTGCTCCTGTCGTTCCTTCAACCGGTGACGAGCAccagtttcttttccctgctCCCGTACTCCAGTGCTCAACCCCAAGCTTATCAGCAGACTGCTCCTCTGTATGGAAATGCTCTACCTGTGGAAAGGTGAAGCCACTTTCTGGTGATCATTTGCGGGGGAAAACAGAGGTGCGAAGCGATTGCTGGCCTTGTGGCTGCAAGAGAACGTTTGTGTTGAGTCCTGTTGACGGTGAATACGGATGCTCCGCGTTGCCGAAGGAGGATGCATCGAAGACTATTTCAAAGGCCAGCGAGAACGTTAAGGAGCAAGCTACCACTGGCGCACAAATACCAGTACAacccgcagcaacaccatttaagagtgtgtttggtacacagagcagtggagatgcgaaaccacctgcagcaacatcatttaagagtgtgtttggtacacagagcagtggagatgcgaaaccacctgcagcaacaccatttaagagtgtatttggtacacagagcagtggagatgcgaaaccacctgcagcaacaccatttaagagtgtatttgatacacagagcagtggagatgcgaaaccacctgcagcaacaccatttaagagtgtgtttggtacacagagcagtggagatgcgaaaccacctgcagcaacgccatttaagagtgtgtttggtacacagagcagtggagatgcgaaaccacctgcagcaacaccatttaagagtgtgtttggtacacagagcagtggagatgcgaaaccacctgcagcaacaccatttaagagtgtatttggtacacagagcagtggagatgcgaaaccacctgcagcaacaccatttaagagtgtatttggtacacagagcagtggagatgcgaaaccacctgcagcaacgccatttaagagtgtgtttggtacacagagcagtggagatgcgaaaccacctgcagcaacaccatttaagagtgtatTTGATACACAGAGCAatggagatgcgaaaccacctgcagcaacaccatttaagagtgtatttggtacacagagcagtggagatgcgaaaccacctgcagcaacaccatttaagagtgtgtttggtacacagagcagtggagatgcgaaaccacctgcagcaacaccatttaagagtgtatttgatacacagagcagtggagatgcgaaaccacctgcagcaacaccatttaagagtgtatttggtacacagagcagtggagatgcgaaaccacctgcagcaacgccatttaagagtgtgtttggtacacagagcagtggagatgcgaaaccacctgcagcaacgccatttaagagtgtatttggtacacagagcagtggagatgcgaatTGTCGAGGGGGTGTTGTTTCCATTTGTTTAGATGGTGAAAGTTCTGTGACTAATTCTGCTTCTTCCAGTTGTCGCTCCACAGTTCAGGCTAATATTTTACATGATAGTGTTGGTGGGGGAGTTGCTTGTGTGGCTGATGATTTGAGTGGATACCAGAGCAATTCTCTTGATGAGGCTCTGAACGTTACGGGCCtctctccccttttttctgcttttgagAGGATGATGAATGACGCGAAGGAAAAGGTGTTGTCAGCCTTGAAGGAGGAGTTGAATCAAATGGTTTCCTGTGTTGGTGGCCGTGATTGCTGTAAGTGCGGAAGGGCAATCCAAAGTGGTAGGGAAGTAAAGGAGAATTATAGGGGTAGAAATAAGTCCGGTGATAAAATAATGTGGGCTCATTTGGAGAATGCTTTCACTAAACCCTATTGAATTTATTGAAGTGTTACTTTGATGCTAATCACCTTCTGTTGCAAGCGCTGGTGATATAAATTGTTTGTGGGTTTGTTGCGTGATGACCTTTCTGCTCCTTCCAAATAATCACTTACTCTACCTGCAGTTCGTGTAACAGATAAAAGGTGTAGATGTCCCTGGACCCCCGTTCCTGTGACGCCATTTGTGAAGAACTTCATGCAGAATCGTGCATCTGTGACGGAGCTGGCATTCTCAATTTATGTCGACAGGTAAAAGAACTTCGAGTTGGAATTCGCCGTCTGCTTACTGAAGACATACCGACTCTTGGAGACATCATCACAGAATTTCAAGAGCCACACCTGAGGGAGTTTAGGGACTTCCACCGTGGTGCCAGAAGAGATAATGTTGTCAGAACTCCAACCGATATAGTTTTTGCCACAACATCACTCCTGCGTTGTTGCAACGAACTGAGTTCCAATGTTACGAGAGGATTCAACCGCCTAGCCAATAAGGAAACTGTTAAACTTAATACCCATGCAATCGGTTACGCACCTATATTTTCCAGAGAGAAATATAGCAGTTATCCACCCGCAACTGTGGAGACagagaaaaacgaaaacagcaCAAAAGATAAGAAATTAAACAGTAATCATTGCGCAGCGCCACAGGTAAAAGCGGGTGgcgagaaagagggaaaagctAACCCGCAAGCAAGACACGAAACAAGTAGATCACTGGtgtcacaaaaagaaattttgaCATCTCGGCTAACTACTGCAGACAGGTCTCCTGCATTTGGTCAAGCAATTACTGaagataagcctcccgcatttggtcaaggagtgaatgCAGAaaagcctcccgcatttggtcaaggagtgaatgcagataagcctcccgcatttggtcaaggtgcgactgcagataagcctcccgcatttggtcaaggagtgactgcagataagcctcccgcatttggtcaaggagtgaatgcagataagcctcccgcatttggtcaaggtgcgactgcagataagcctcccgcatttggtcaaggagtgactgcagataagcctcccgcatttggtcaagtaGTGaatgcagataagcctcccgcatttggtcaaggtgcgactgcagataagcctcccgcatttggtcaaggtacgactgcagataagcctcctgcatttggtcaaggagcgACTGCAGacacaactcccgcatttggtcaaggtgcgaCTGCAGAtacaactcccgcatttggtcaaggagcgactgcagataagcctcccgcatttggtcaaggagtgaatgcagacacaactcccgcatttggtcaaggtacggctgcaggcacaactcccgcatttggtcaaggagtgactgctAATAAAGCTTCAGCATTTGGCCAAGGTGCGACTGCAGATAaacctcccgcatttggtcaaggtacgactgcaggcacaactcccgcatttggtcaaggagcggctgcagataagcctcccgcatttggtcaaggagtgactgcgAATAAAGCTTcagcatttggtcaaggtgcggctgcaggcacaactcccgcatttggtcaaggagtgaatgcagataagcctcccgcatttggtcaaggagtgaatgcaggcacaactctcgcatttggtcaaggtgcggctgcGAATAAagctcccgcatttggtcaaggtgcggctgcaggcacaactcccgcatttggtcaaggagtgaatgcagataagcctcccgcatttggtcaaggagtgactgcagataagcctcccgcatttggtcaaggtacgactgcaggcacaactcccgcatttggtcaaggagtgactgcagataagcctcccgcatttggtcaaggagtgactgcagataagcctcccgcatttggtcaaggtacGACTGCAGAtacaactcccgcatttggtcaaggtgcgactgcaggcacaactcccgcatttggtcaaggtgcgaCTGCAGATAAagctcccgcatttggtcaaggtgcgactgcaggcacaactcccgcatttggtcaaggtgcgactgcaggcacaacacccgcatttggtcaaggtgcgaCTGCAGATAaacctcccgcatttggtcaaggtgcggctgcaggcacaactcccgcatttggtcaaggtacgactgcagataagcctcccgcatttggtcaaggtgcggctgcaggcacaactcccgcatttggtcaaggtacgactgcagataagcctcccgcatttggtcaaggtgcggctgcaggcacaactcccgcatttggtcaaggtgcggctgcaggcacaactcccgcatttggtcaaggtgcggtTGCGAATAAAGCTTcagcatttggtcaaggagtaactgcaggcacaactcccgcatttggtcaaggtgcggctgcaggcacaactcccgcatttggtcaaggagtgactgcagataagcctcccgcatttggtcaaggtgcggctgcaggcacaacacccgcatttggtcaaggtacgactgcagataagcctcctgcatttggtcaaggtgcggctgcaggcacaactcccgcatttggtcaaggtgcggctgcaggcacaactcccgcatttggtcaaggtgcggctgcaggcacaactcccgcatttggtcaaggtgcggctgcGAATAAAGCTTcagcatttggtcaaggagtgactgcaggcacaactcccgcatttggtcaaggtgcggtTGCGAATAAAGCTTcagcatttggtcaaggagtgactgcaggcacaactcccgcatttggtcaaggtacggctgcaggcacaacacccgcatttggtcaaggtgcggctgcaggcacaactcccgcatttggtcaaggtgcggctgcaggcacaacacccgcatttggtcaaggtacGACTGCAGATAAACCTCctgcatttggtcaaggagtgactgcagacacaactcccgcatttggtcaaggagtgactgcagatacaactcccgcatttggtcaaggtgcggctgcaggcacaactcccgcatttggtcaaggtgcggctgcaggcacaactcccgcatttggtcaaggtgcggctgcaggcacaactcccgcatttggtcaaggtgcggctgcGAATAAAGCTCcagcatttggtcaaggtgcggctgcaggcacaactcccgcatttggtcaaggtgcggctgcaggcacaactcccgcatttggtcaaggtgcggctgcaggcAGAAcacccgcatttggtcaaggtacGGCTGCGAATAAAGCTTCAgtatttggtcaaggagtgactgcagataagcctcccgcatttggtcaaggtgcggctgcaggcacaactcccgcatttggtcaaggtgcggctgcaggcacaactcccgcatttggtcaaggtgcggctgcGAATAAAGCTTcagcatttggtcaaggtgcggctgcaggcacaactcccgcatttggtcaaggtgcggctgcaggcacaacacccgcatttggtcaaggtacgactgcagataagcctcccgcatttggtcaaggtgcggctgcagataagcctcctgcatttggtcaaggagtgactgtAGGCACAAcacccgcatttggtcaaggtgctgGTGGGTGTGTATCCAACTCTGTCTTTGGGACGACTCCGGCAAGCGGTGGATGTGAATTGGGTACAATATGTGGATTCGGCTCTGACCCGAGTGGAGTGAAGTCGTTGCGTGCTAACCTTGGTGCTAATTGCGGTGTAGGGactccttctgtttttgGTGTGCCCGGTCATGTTTCGAGTCCGCAAGTTGCTCCCTTTGGTTCCGCTGCTACGTCTCATGTTTTTCagtcttcttctttttctagtATTGCCGGCAATTATAAGGCCACACCTGATTTTAAAAGTGTCTTTTCGCAGTAGAAGTTTATGGTTATGGGAGGTAACTAAAAAATCATGTGAATGAGGTGcttaaatatttttgttattatacTTAAATTTCGTTAGATGATGTTCTTTGTGAAGGCGCtttcgtttgttgttttgatgtGTAGTTCTTAGAGGTTATTCTTGCTAGCATCAGGACGAAAGTTGTGAAGCTATACAATGACCGATATAGTGGACCTGGAACTTAGGGTGTTGGAGGAGAGTGACTTGTCCAGTCACTTGGAGCTGTTGGGGCATCTGACTGAGGCACCACCGTTGAGCGGGGTCGAACTCGCGAACATCGCGGACATGCGGAGGAGAGCTGGAATTGTAACTAAAGTGTTCTGTCACCAACCAACTGGACGGATTGTGGGGTCAGCATCTCTAATGATTCAACCGAAATTCACTCGTGGCGGTAGGGCTGTAGGACACATTGAAGATGTCGTTGTAGACCCCTCGTACAGAGGGGCTGGACTTGGCAAGGCACTTATCATGGACCTTTGCGAAATATCTAGGTCGAAAGGTTGCTACAAAGTGATACTCGACAGTTCTGAAAAGTCGCTTCCGTTCTACGAAAAGTTGGGGTTTCGAGCACATGAGAGACAAATGAGGCTGGatttgtagttttttttgtctgcatTTTCGATTTAACATGAGTATTCACTTATCTACTTTCAGCAAAGTGGTGGGGGTTACTGATGAAACGTAATGGGGAGAGACAGGTTATAGAGCGGCAAGTCAACATTGCATCCTGCCTTCGCATGTGTGCTCGTTCTATTATATCTGTGCTTGTGCGCTGTTTCTATTCTTCTGCTTTCTCACTCTTTACCATCAGTGTGTTTACGTAGGATATCAACATTTTCATGCACCGGGGGAGCCAACTTGACGTAAATCGGTACAGTGTTGTAAAGCACCTTGGAAGTGGGGGATTTGGTGATGCATTCCTTGTAAAGGATGCTAACGATGGCATGGAGTACGTGCTGAAGTGTTCAAAAACTGTTGGCAGTAATGACACACTGTTGTCCGAGGCACAGAATCTCTTGCTCACAACATGTGACCATGTTGTGCACTGTTTTGGTGTTTGGTTGGAACCTATGGGTAACAGGTGCTGTATGCTACTTGAATACTGTGATGGGGGGGACTTGGAGGATTACCTAAGTTACTCCTTTCCCCTGACAGAATCGGAGCTTGTTTCAATATTTGCGCAGCTGCTATTGGGTCTGGATCACATCCATCTTAAGCATCTTATACATAGGGATATCAAATTGCAGAACTTGATGCTACACCGTTCTACGGGAGTTGTGAAGATTGGTGATTTCGGCATGAGCAAAGCTCTTCGCTTTACGGACGAGGTCTCTTCCACAAGGCTTGGTACCCCTCTTTACACTTCACCAGAGGTTCTAAAAGGCCTTGGATatacaagaaaaacagaTGTATGGAGCATGGGTGTAGCGTTCTACCGTTTGATGACCAACAGACTTCCGTTCCCAGCTTCCAATGTGGAGGAGATGTATGAAAGCTATAGGACCACCCGGCCCGTGCACCCTTGCCGAGTGCACAACGAATATTCCGAACCGCTTGGTGATTTGGTAATGAAGATGCTGACTAAGAGTAGAAGGAAACGGCCGAATGCGCGTGAGCTGCTTGCTCTTCCACTGTTTACGGAAACACTTAGTGCGCGTCCATGGCATCCGCCCCATCTTCGCGGATCAAACTACTTGTTTTCGTGTCGTCCAATGACCAACATCAATATCCGGAGTCTTCCTTCCTTGGCTGCTGAGCGGGTTGGCGAGGTTTCGTATGGTGATCAGGTTCTTgtaagtgaagaagaggtgaGCAGTGAGGGTATGATGTGGTACAGGGTTCTTTATCCCCTGGAAGGATACTGCATTACAACTACAGATGGTCATCAGTTATTTCAGCGGGTTAGTGACCCTGCGCGTTTTCCCCCGATTTCGTCCCTAGAGTGATATTTATCTTcttgtttcattttctgGTGATATAGTGATGGTACATTCAATGTATTATCCCTcatgttatttttttaaacttcctttcctcaacTATTTGTTTTACATCTCTAAGTAGATTgttggtttattttgttcttcttaGCTTTCATTGAacttgttattattttatccTGGAGAGTTGACACAGTTCTGTTGGTAACAATATTTCGTTGTAGTGTCTCTTCACTAGCGGCTGCGACATGCTTTCTTCTCCCCACCGGTTCTGTGGTCAGGGAAGAGACTGTATGAATCGGGTCGAGAAGACATTCGGCGGAaatagtttttttctttttaaagccCTGCTTTTTATCGCAGGCGCAGTGCTTCCGATCTTCTTGTTAGAGAAAGGATCCGGGCTCGACAGTCGCGTTGCATCACCACCAGCGACGTCCTTCTTATCTCTGCTCGTTAA includes:
- a CDS encoding N-acetyltransferase, putative, which translates into the protein MTDIVDLELRVLEESDLSSHLELLGHLTEAPPLSGVELANIADMRRRAGIVTKVFCHQPTGRIVGSASLMIQPKFTRGGRAVGHIEDVVVDPSYRGAGLGKALIMDLCEISRSKGCYKVILDSSEKSLPFYEKLGFRAHERQMRLDL
- a CDS encoding protein kinase, putative, whose amino-acid sequence is MHRGSQLDVNRYSVVKHLGSGGFGDAFLVKDANDGMEYVLKCSKTVGSNDTLLSEAQNLLLTTCDHVVHCFGVWLEPMGNRCCMLLEYCDGGDLEDYLSYSFPLTESELVSIFAQLLLGLDHIHLKHLIHRDIKLQNLMLHRSTGVVKIGDFGMSKALRFTDEVSSTRLGTPLYTSPEVLKGLGYTRKTDVWSMGVAFYRLMTNRLPFPASNVEEMYESYRTTRPVHPCRVHNEYSEPLGDLVMKMLTKSRRKRPNARELLALPLFTETLSARPWHPPHLRGSNYLFSCRPMTNINIRSLPSLAAERVGEVSYGDQVLVSEEEVSSEGMMWYRVLYPLEGYCITTTDGHQLFQRVSDPARFPPISSLE